The segment GCCGACAAGCACGGTCTCGCCACCGTCTTCGTCGTCGCGCCCAGCAGCAAGGACGAGCGCCTGGCCACCATCACGGCGGCCGGCTCCGGCTTCGTCTACGCGGCCTCGCTCATGGGTGTCACCGGCACCCGCGAGTCGGTCGGCCAGGAGGCCGCCGACCTCGTCCGGCGCACCCGCGCCACCTCCGAGCTCCCGGTGTGCGTCGGCCTCGGCGTCTCCAACGCCACCCAGGCCAAGGAGGTCGCCGCCTTCGCGGACGGCGTCATCGTCGGCTCCGCCTTCGTGAAGCGGATCCTGGACGCCGACGGCGACGAGACCGCGGGACTCGCCGCCGTAAAGGAACTGGCGGCCGAACTCGCCGAGGGCGTGAGGCGCGTTTCGTAACCCATTTGGGTGGATCTGCGACCGGGGAGGCACGCACGTGCCTCCCCGGTTCGTTTCCGAGGCGTGAGCGAGAAGAACAGCGGTGACGGCAAGGGGAGCGCGCGGGAGCGCCTCAAGGAGCAGCGTGAGCGAGAGAAGGCCCGCGAGAAGCAGCGGCGCGTCCTGATCGTGTCGGCGGCGGTGGTCGGCGTCCTCGGTCTCGCCGCGGTCGTCGGCGTGATCGCCGCGGGCGGCGACAAGGACAGCGGGTCCGACAAGGCCGGCCCGGTCGTCGCGCCGGCCGGAGCGACCGAGGAGGACGGCAAGCCCGCCATTCCCACCGGGAAGACGGACGCCCCGTCGACGCTGGCGATCTGGGAGGACTTCCGCTGCCCGGCGTGCGCCCAGTTCGAGAACGCGTTCCGGGACACCATCCACGAGCTGGAGGCCTCGGGCGCGCTCAGGGCCGAGTACCACCTCGCCACCCTCATCGACGGGAACATGGGCGGCAGCGGCTCCCTGCGCGCGGCGAACGCGGCCGCGTGCGCCCAGGACGCGGGGAAGTTCACCTCGTACCACGACACGCTCTACGTCAACCAGCCGCCGGAGACGGACGACGCCTTCGGCGACAACGACAAGCTGATCGAGCTGGCGGCGAAGGTGCCGGGGCTCGACACGCCCGCCTTCCGCGCCTGTGTCAACGACGGGACGCACGACAGCTGGGTGGTCAAGTCGAACGAGGCCTTCCAGAACGGCGGCTTCCGCGGCACGCCGACCGTCCTGCTCAACGGAGAATCGATCTTCCCGACGAAGGGGAGCGAGCAGATCTCCCCGGAGAACCTGAAGAAGTGGGTCGCGGAGGCCAACAAGGGCAAGAAGCCCGGCACGGCCGCGCCGGTCACTCCGGCTGCTCCGGTCTCTCCCTCGGCGGGCTGAGCCACCGCTTCCGGTTGGGTTAGTTACCCATACGTTGCCGGGTGGGCTGCCGTCCCGCCCGCCCGGCAGGGTAGCGTCGGTCCTGCCATGGACCTTGCCTACATTCCCAGCCCGTCGACCGGCGTGATCAACCTCGGACCGATCCCGCTGCGCGGCTATGCCTTCTGCATCATCATCGGTGTCTTCGTCGCCGTCTGGTACGGCAACAAGCGGTGGATCGCCCGGGGCGGCACTGCCGGCACCGTGGCCGACATCGCCGTCTGGGCGGTGCCCTTCGGCCTCGTCGGCGGACGCCTCTACCACGTGATCACCGACTACCAGCTGTACTTCAGCGAGGGTGAGAACTGGGTCGACGCCTTCAAGATCTGGGAGGGCGGCCTCGGTATCTGGGGCGCCATCGCGCTCGGCGCGGTGGGTGCCTGGATCGGCTGCCGCCGACGGGGCATCCCGCTCCCGGCGTACGCCGACGCCATCGCTCCCGGAATCGCGTTCGCCCAGGCCATCGGCCGCTGGGGCAACTGGTTCAACCAGGAGCTTTACGGCAAGCCGACCGATCTGCCGTGGGCCCTGAAGATCACCGAGAGCGCGAACCGCGAGGCCGGGTACTACCACCCGACCTTCCTGTACGAGTCGCTCTGGTGCGTCGGCGTCGCCGTCCTCGTCATCTGGGCCGACCGCCGCTTCAAGCTCGGCCACGGGCGCGCCTTCGCGCTGTACGTCGCCGCCTACTGCGCGGGTCGCGTCTGGACCGAGTACCTGCGCGTCGACGAGGCCCACCACATCCTCGGCCTGCGCCTGAACGTGTGGACCGCGATCATCGTCTTCGTGCTCGCGGTGCTCTACATCGCGATCTCGGCGCGGATCCGTCCGGGCCGCGAGGAGATCGTGGAGCCGAAGGCCGCGGAGAAGGACGGCGCGGAGAAGTCCGGTGACGCCGCCGAGACGGACGGGCCGACGGACGGCGAGCTCAAGGACGCCGCTCCGGACACCGACGCTCCGGACACCGACACGTCCGACGGGGACCTGGAGGACAAGGCCGGCAACGGCGCCGGGTCCGCCACCAAGAGCTGATCCTTTTCCAGCCGGTCGAAGGGCCGTCGGGACCGAGAGGTCCCGGCGGCCCTTTCGCATGCCCGGGCAGGGGAGTCACGCCGTCCGGGCCGCGAGGGCGAGGACCCGGTGGGCGCCCGCCACCACCGCCGCGTCCACGAAGCGCCCGTCCGGGAGGGCGAGGGCACCCCGCTCGGGGCCGGCGGCCGCGACGACCTCCCGTGCCGCGTCGACCTCCTCCGGGGTGGGGAGATAGGCGCGCTCGATGACCGGGAGCTGGCGGGGGTGGATGGCCGCCCGGCCGAAGAAGCCCATGGCCCGGCCCCGGGCGCAGCCCGCGGCCAGCGCGTCCATGTCGCCGATGTCGGGATGGACCGACTGGGCCGGGGGCGGGAGGGCGGCCGCGCGGGCCGCGACCACCACCCGGCCGCGCGACCAGTCCAGGCCGCAGTCCTCCCGTACGCCCAGGTCCGCGCGGAGATCGGCCTCTCCGAGCGCGATGCCGCGGACGGCGGGGTGGGCGGTGGCGATGGCGTACGCGTGCTCCACGGCGAGGGCGTTCTCCAGGAGCGGGTAGAGCGGGAGGCCCGGGGCGAGCTCGGCGAGCCGGTGGATGTCAGTGGCGTGTGTCACCTTGGGAACGCGAAGACCGTGGAGGCCGGGGAGGAGGGCCAGGGTGGGGATGTCGCGCGGGGTGTGGACGCGGACGTGGACCGGGACGGGGTGCGGGTCCGCGAGCAGATCGGCCGTGGCGGCGAGGGCGTACGCCTTGCGGTGCGGGGCGACCGCGTCCTCCAGATCGACGATGACGACATCGGCGCCGGAGGCCAGTGCCTTGCGGACCACCTCGGGGCGGTCGCCGGGGGCGTACAGCCAGGTGACGGCGGTCGCGGTGGGCCGGCGGCGCGCCGTGCCGTTCGCGCGGGCCGGGGTCTCGCTCATGTTGCTCATACCGCTCCCTGCTCGCGGAGGGCGCCGATCTCGGCGGGGCTGAGTCCGAGTTCGGAGAGGACGGCGGTGGTGTCGGCGCCGTGGGGCCGGCCGGGCCAGCGGATGCCTCCGGGGGTCTCGGAGAGGCGGAAGAGGACGTTCTGCATCTTGATCGGGCCGAGTTCGGGGTCCTGCACCTCGGTGACGGTGCCGAGCGCCCGGTACTGGGGGTCGGCGACGACGTCCCGGATGTCGTAGACCGGGGCGATCGCCGCCTCCGCCTTCTCGAAGGCGTCCATGGCCTGGTCCCGGGTGTGGCGGGCGATCCACGAACCGACCACCTCGTCCAGGACGTCCGCGTGCTCGGCCCGGCCCGTGCCGTCGGCGAACCACGGCTCGTCGATCAGATCGGGGCGGCCGACCAGGACCATGACGCGTTCGGCGATGGACTGGGCGGAGGTCGAGACGGCGACCCAGGAGCCGTCGGAGGTGCGGTACGTGTTGCGCGGGGCGTTGTTGCGGGATCGGTTGCCCGTGCGGGGCTGGACATAGCCGAGTTGGTCGTACCAGAGGGGGTGGGGCCCGATGACCGAGAGCATCGGTTCGATGATCGCCATGTCGACGACCTGGCCGCGCCCGGTCGTCGTCCTCGCGGTGAGCGCGGTCATCACGGCGTACGCCGTGGCCAGGGCGGCGATCGAGTCGGCCAGGCCGAAGGGGGGCAGGGTGGGCGGGCCCTCGGGCTCGCCGGTGATGGCGGCGAAACCGCTCATCGCCTCGGCGAGGGTGCCGAAGCCGGGGCGGTGGGCGTACGGGCCGAACTGGCCGAAGCCGGTGACCCGGGTGAGGACCAGACGCGGGTTGACGGTGGAGAGCTCCTCCCAGCCCAGGCCCCAGCGTTCCAGGGTGCCGGGGCGGAAGTTCTCCACGATCACGTCGGCGTCGGCGGCGAGCGCGAGGAGGGTGTCCCGGCCGCCGGGCGAGGAGAGATCGAGGGTGATCGCCCGCTTGTTGCGGCCCAGGACCTTCCACCAGAGACCGATGCCGTCCTTGGCGGGGCCGTGACCACGGGA is part of the Streptomyces sp. NBC_00250 genome and harbors:
- a CDS encoding CaiB/BaiF CoA transferase family protein is translated as MTTTPHTPAAPSPAAAPTPRAPLHGLRVLDLATLFAGPLAAMMLGDFGADVVKVEHPRKPDPSRGHGPAKDGIGLWWKVLGRNKRAITLDLSSPGGRDTLLALAADADVIVENFRPGTLERWGLGWEELSTVNPRLVLTRVTGFGQFGPYAHRPGFGTLAEAMSGFAAITGEPEGPPTLPPFGLADSIAALATAYAVMTALTARTTTGRGQVVDMAIIEPMLSVIGPHPLWYDQLGYVQPRTGNRSRNNAPRNTYRTSDGSWVAVSTSAQSIAERVMVLVGRPDLIDEPWFADGTGRAEHADVLDEVVGSWIARHTRDQAMDAFEKAEAAIAPVYDIRDVVADPQYRALGTVTEVQDPELGPIKMQNVLFRLSETPGGIRWPGRPHGADTTAVLSELGLSPAEIGALREQGAV
- the lgt gene encoding prolipoprotein diacylglyceryl transferase, coding for MDLAYIPSPSTGVINLGPIPLRGYAFCIIIGVFVAVWYGNKRWIARGGTAGTVADIAVWAVPFGLVGGRLYHVITDYQLYFSEGENWVDAFKIWEGGLGIWGAIALGAVGAWIGCRRRGIPLPAYADAIAPGIAFAQAIGRWGNWFNQELYGKPTDLPWALKITESANREAGYYHPTFLYESLWCVGVAVLVIWADRRFKLGHGRAFALYVAAYCAGRVWTEYLRVDEAHHILGLRLNVWTAIIVFVLAVLYIAISARIRPGREEIVEPKAAEKDGAEKSGDAAETDGPTDGELKDAAPDTDAPDTDTSDGDLEDKAGNGAGSATKS
- a CDS encoding HpcH/HpaI aldolase/citrate lyase family protein, whose amino-acid sequence is MSETPARANGTARRRPTATAVTWLYAPGDRPEVVRKALASGADVVIVDLEDAVAPHRKAYALAATADLLADPHPVPVHVRVHTPRDIPTLALLPGLHGLRVPKVTHATDIHRLAELAPGLPLYPLLENALAVEHAYAIATAHPAVRGIALGEADLRADLGVREDCGLDWSRGRVVVAARAAALPPPAQSVHPDIGDMDALAAGCARGRAMGFFGRAAIHPRQLPVIERAYLPTPEEVDAAREVVAAAGPERGALALPDGRFVDAAVVAGAHRVLALAARTA
- a CDS encoding DsbA family protein — protein: MSEKNSGDGKGSARERLKEQREREKAREKQRRVLIVSAAVVGVLGLAAVVGVIAAGGDKDSGSDKAGPVVAPAGATEEDGKPAIPTGKTDAPSTLAIWEDFRCPACAQFENAFRDTIHELEASGALRAEYHLATLIDGNMGGSGSLRAANAAACAQDAGKFTSYHDTLYVNQPPETDDAFGDNDKLIELAAKVPGLDTPAFRACVNDGTHDSWVVKSNEAFQNGGFRGTPTVLLNGESIFPTKGSEQISPENLKKWVAEANKGKKPGTAAPVTPAAPVSPSAG